cacacacgtgGCAAGTCGTGCATTGAGCAGCATGGCAACAACTCACCAGGAGTTTGCTAAGACTACAAACTGAATCATTGTGCTTTAAGGTTTTAAACACAGTACCAAACATTTATAGAGTTCATAAAACAAGGTCTGTCCTGTTCCATGAATTTTTAACACATAAAACTCCATGATTCATCTCAGTATTTGTTCTTTATAAGCTGGTCTCAATGCCCCATGACATGCATTTATGAAACTATGAGTCAATCTAATCTGTCTCGCTATCTGTGATGCTATGACGCTACCTAATCTGTCTCTACTTGCCCTGCTGATCCTATACATCATGCAGAGCTATAAATCCCCTACAGGACATGCTGCTTCACACCAGTACTGCGGAGAGATGGATCACCCTGAACTCAAGGCCACAAGCAGACTCACGCATACAAGAGGATCATTGAGAGGTACTTCCTGCTGGAAAAATAAAGTGCAGTAattattatctctctctgtctctctctctcactctatctctctctctccctctatctctctctctttctttctgtttctctttctctctttcacacacactcacacactcactctctctctaccacttaCACACTAAAATCAAAGAGCTCTAAAAGCACTCTTCCTCCGTCATTGCCAGATTCCAGGATACATCTGCTTGGAAATGTCCCTGCACCCTTTGTCTGTAATCAGACATGTTTTCCCTTAACCTTTATGTCCACAGACCGAGCAACAAAAACATGAGCAATAAAATAAGACTATTTTTTATGAACTAGATTACACTAATTTATCATCTTTCTTCATCTaagtttatttccttttgttaCTGCAACTTactcacaaaaaataaataaataaataaataaataaataaaagcaaaaaacacaTCTCTTTgcctttataataatatattattatgatatttCATTTAGGTGCAATTACCTAATCTTATCTGGTTTACCCTCTTCACAGCCATTTacaagctacacatttgtttactcctcagttttatttactgtacagcaGGCCaggatttatttatagttttacaTAAGAACCTTATGCTGCATTGCAAACAGTGGGAAAAAGCAATACAGAAGCAGAAGGATTCAGCTGACACAGGATAAACACAGTCCTGGATacaatgtgtgtgagatttgttGGAGGAATGAACTATTAAACAAGAGAGcaggaaaatgaaaaaagatcTGCGCTGTGATTATAGTCGTCATCTTTTCATTTTCCAAAGCCCTCTCTGGTAGAAAGATATTACTGCAATCTACTTGTGGAAcaacattttgtaaaaaaagGTTTCTCAAATGGTTCATAAACAGCAATATACGTTCAGTGATGATTTCATGCTGCTTCCCAAAGCTCGTACTGTAACTAAAGAGTTTCTGTAAATAGTAACATGTTCAGGGAACATTAAttattgaagaaaaaatatCAGGAAAAGAGCTTCAGAGGGAGTGAAGTCAACAAATGGGTCCATTTGTAAATACACAAATTCAGTTTGCACTGTTTATCTAGTTTACACAGTCTGATGTGAACACAGTCTGAACAAATCTAGATAAAAAAACCTCTTTATACAGTGAATCTTCACGGTATATAACCATCGGTATATTTAAGCATtcattaaatatattacatgaaAACGGATCATTTTCAGTGTTCAAATATGCAAATTTAGTTGCTATTAATTGTATCCTTATTCGTGTGGACATGGCCTCTGTGCTCACAGAAGGTCTCTCTCAGACGTCTGCATTCTTAACTGATGTGATAAGTTTTGGCTTGTACACCCTAAAGGTGTAGCTGAGGCCAGCTGAGTGTGTCCTGAGTGCTTGCTGCATTGATAACACAGTTATCTGATGAAGAAAAGGATCAGAGTGTGTTAACATTATCAAGCCATAACCTGCACTTCCTCTGAACTGAGAGAGGAATGGAATTGCAGAGTGCACACATGATAGCAGGTCCGCAGTGTCCATACTATTCCAGTGGCCTCAAGGTGTGAAAATAAGTGATATGGTGGCCATTGTGATGTGTTAAAACACACCCTCATAGACAGATTATTTGAATCCTTTGCACTAGGCCTTATCACATGCATGAGGTGaaaggaatttatgggaattgaAGGACTCAAAATGTGACACTGGATCTCTAGAGTGACTGCAACATGAGTCGCTCACAGCAGAGCGAGGAAGTGCCGACACCTGATAGGCTGCCATCGAGGCAGAGGCCCccctagcacacacacatgcacacacacacacacacacacgggattTCCAAAGGTTTGACCTAGCATTGAAGGTTGCTGTGATGGAGTTTCCAGTGACAGGTATCTTCCTGTAACCTTTAGTGACCCTAAACCATGACCTTTCTAATATTCAGCTCAGTCTGTTTGGCGACACATATCTACTGTATGCTAAAGAGTTTTGTATCATAACATGTCTGTCATGAAATTAATTTCCAGAGATATATTATTTAAAGATGTTCTTCTCAAATACAGTAACAGTTACTGACAGATCAGGAAAGACTCAGTTCCCAGTTCTATCCAAGTATGCAAGAGAGACGCTCAAGTAGGTGCTTAGAGAGATAGCTTAAATGCTAGAAGACCTGTCGGAAGTTACTACTTTCATTATCCTGGTTATTGGCACACTTcatgaaaatgtcaaaaaataatttgaaaaaaaaaaaaagtaaaagttggACGTACTGGGACATTTTTTTGCCTGCAAAAAAGTTTATTCTGTTGTTGCCCTGGACAGAATAACACTTCCTATAATCTCTGATAAGGTCCAATCCTTCATGCAGAATATGTTAACCACCTTTACAATATTAGATGTGTGCATGGGTTAGTGTGCTTATGTGATAATAATGTGCTCATTATTGACTATTTTGACTGCCTGCATTTGACCTGAACTGTCTCTTTTGtcttaaaatttacatttaatttttaaaaaacattcccTCGGTAATAAGACAAACCATGATAAGATATAATCAACAGTAATCCTCAACAGTAGAAAGACCAGGAACCATCAGCTCTTTTATGTCATGTTTTAAACacttaattaaaaagaaatcctAAGGAACAGCTACTACAATTCTACATATTCAtttcaaaagaaaatgaataggTTTTGCCCACTGGTTTTAGTGAAAGTCTTAGCAAAGCATGGAAAACTGATACAGTCATGATGTAGGCAGCATACAGTGTAACAGGACACAGTGTAATAGTGTCATTAGTACCTGTGGTTCATGTCGTATCTGCTATACACTTCACAAGTAACTGAGAAGTTTGCCGTAAATCAAGTACCTTTAACACGTCACTAGTGGATGCCGCTCCTCCGGGGAATATCTTTTCAATCTTCACCACTGGCTGAACCTTGGACTCAATGCCCCCTGAGATACTTATACCTGTTAGATGAAAGAAATCATTATATGATGTACAACAAAATCttaaaactgaattatttactttgtttaattacagtaaatatttacaGTTACTCCTAAATGACTGGTTTTTGGGGCCTCCTATGTAGATCGATCATCAATCTATTTAAAAGTATTTGCTTccttaatttccatttatcaAGCAAATAAGATGATCAGATACTTGTCATTCGacattgttactgtgtttaAAGTTTGCTTGTGTGTTACTGAAATTGAATACTTTTTCAATTCTTTACATTTCCAAAGGGAAACATTTTCTCATCTCCTCTCATCCACATGCActgattatttgatttttatttatgaacttccacaacacagaaaaagaaatctaCATTGAAATCTCCCACTGGCTATCATTGACATTTTGTCAGGTAGTGGAATATTAAATGACTGTTAACATCTGGCAAGCTAACCGCCCAAACTTCAACTTTAAAGTATCTGTTTTTTCTGACATAATTTTCTTGCTCCTGGAATTGCTTTGTCAGTGAATTCACAAGGCTAATCACTGACACCTACAGGTATAGTGGTGCAGATACTTTTTTCTTGATCATAATTAAATTTTCAACATGGCTTGTTGTGGAGAAAAGCTGTCTTCCCCACATCAGTTAGCTTCTTTGTGATAATACATTTCCACCCAGTGTTTTTATTGTGCTCTGGTTTTGACTTTTAATTTTCCCACGAATGTTGTAATTCACTAAAACTTTATGACTAGAAAACTGCCATAGGCACTCACCCAGAGACTGTTTGCACTTAGAGATGAAGACGTTGGTCAGCTCATACTCCTGCACTGGCAGGCTGTTTTGGCTGTTCTCCGAGGAACCAGCATGTCCATTTGCCTGCTCCCTTTCCATCGGGTTGCGTGGCATGTCTGGCCCAAATACCTGTGTTAGTGGTGTTCTGCTCCTTCTGTGTGCACTCATTACTGTGTACTTAACCTCTCTTCCATTTCCAGATCTGGCCTTTGTAGCTTTGTCATGGCCGTTCCTGTACGGTGATCTTCCTCGCTCTGGAGTGCTTGACCTTTGAGGCAAATCATGTTCTTGTCGTTTAGGGGAACGTCCACGCCTCTCTGTACTGTTGGGGGACTCATTAAGCAGCTGTTTGGGGCGAGCTGGGCTTAAGGAGCGCTGCCGAATGGAGCCAGAAATGTAATTGTCCACAGGTATGTCCAACAGAGGTGTGAATACTCGGGAAGGAGGGAGTTTGCCAGTTGGGAGGCTGGTCAGCCTGAGTCGCTCTAGCTCCTGCATCAGCTGTCGATCTCGCTCCAAATCTTGCACAGCCTGTAGATGGAAGCCTCCCCTGTAGTCTGAGAAAAGAACCTTCAGGACTTCAGTAACTGgtatgattacaaatatactagcacacacaaagacacagaagtACACTCAAAATACAAAATCCTGGTTCTTTCATGAGTCTTGAGTCTCAGTAGCCACCAGATAAACCAAATGCAACAAGGACACTATATTCCATATTCAACATTAAAAACTCTTCCTAAATCATTAGTTCACAACCACATGCCCCATgactttttggatttttttggaTGCAaccttctgaaaaaaaaaagaactaataCAGGAGGTTGATATGAGCAACCAGATTTCTGTTCTCTGGCTAACCTGAGAAACATTAACCTAGCAATGTAAATGTATGGagttaaatttatataaacaatatacatgAAGTGACTGGATATAAACATGGATATTATCCAAAGACCTTATCAGCATTTGATGTAATTGCTCCGTCTTTCATTTGTATTGCAAAATAAGATTAATATCATTCATGTACAGAGACTGATGTGTAATGAACATATAAATATGCACCTACAGTAGTGACTGCCTCACTCAGAGTTCCTGGGCCACTGCTAGAGGTAGAATTACTCTACTGCGTCTATGTACAATGGGTTTAAAAGACTAGCAATAAGCTCCAGACTTGTGTGGGCAGTCTTCAAAAGGTTAAACAATGCAAGGCACCTTACTTGTATTTCACAACTGATTCACATTCAAGATTCAGAGGCCTGCAGCACAGGCATTAACTGACCACTGCACATTATTCTTATGAATGGCATTATATCCTGCTTTATTTTATGAATGGCATATTTATAGAACACCATTGTGTCCCCAGACCTCTTATTTACAGGTTGAGGGGCATAAGACATTTCAGATaaagcagtttgtgtgtgtgtgtgtgtgtgtgtgtgtgtgtttgggttaaTTCTAAGGAGTAGGAGATGTTCTTGGCTTTTATAGCTTTATTAAACTCCATATAGCATCCAGAAAGCATCACCTGGGATGGGTGTTATTAGATGGCGGCGTGGAGTTCCATCATGCCGAGGAGAGCGCAGAACCGGAGAGCGCACtgaagacacaaaacacacatatatcaaacacacacacacaatttatatcTTTAAGTCTGTAATTTACTTTTAATACTAAATTTTTAATGGCACTCTATTTTAGACCGTAGTTCTCACCTAGAAAATATTAAATCTCTTGTCATTAAAATAAAGGTCACTTTGCGAATGTTAAATATTCTACTGTCTTACCAGAGCGGCTCTTTAAAATGTCATAGGCCTCCAGTTCAAACGGCATTACCATGCTGTCAAACCGACCCAACTCTGTTGGGGGGACGATCATTCTAGACAcatgaaattttaaaataagaaaaaaaacactgtgctttAAAAATGCCATGTCAGCTTGATAACATTAAAGTTTTATATGCTGTGTCTCAAATTGGTATTAGGTAGATTAAAATGGACTAAAATTAGCCATTAGACTAAAAGAGCTAAAATTAGCAAACCACTGTTCCATCCTGACCTGATCTCCCTTAGCAGCAGCAACTTTTCAGGTCTGTCAAGGATAGCCAGCAGGGGGTGTACCAGGTCTTCCACCACTCTTTCTGCTAAAAACTAAAGCACACAGAGTAAGACATGGCCTACTTAACTTATTCAGCAGCATAACCCAGGTGATTAGAGACATGCAAGTACTACATTATACATGCTTCCTGCTTCGAAAGACTTGAGACATTTTGTGTTTGATATGTTCTAAATGCTCATgctttgaatgaataaatctggCTTTAAAGAGAGTTCCCGAATGTTTTTAAGAGGGGTTTGAAGTGCTGGACAAGAGAGTTGTGTAGGTGTGAAAATGTTGATCTCTTCATGGCAGGGAATGTGTGGTGTTTATGCCATACATCAAAACATTCAAAGCATTCTGTCCTAATCATAACCTGTCTGTCATTATGTACATCCAGCAAGGAGACACATCAAACTAAAAAAATCctagtttattgtttattgtacaTAGTTTTATGTTTAGCACCGGCATCCCCAGCCACCtgtttttgccattttattGACTACCGCAGTCTGCaaggtgttttattttgaagaaaaattttgaaaaattttgttctttttataaaCTGATAAATTAAGCCCACAAGTTATCCCTTGCAAAGAAGACTTCAAGACTGGCAACAAAAACTAAGTTGTATTCAAAAGAAATGACGAGTGTTAAATTATGGGTTTTTAGGGACTAAGCACTCTCAATAAAAGAcaaaacttttttaaagaaaaaatgtgaaCACGAAGGACAGAAGCGATTATTGAAGCCGccacattatatttatagtgcacaatatattacattatacatgGAATAATTGGATTTTGTTGCAGTTTTTTTGCATGTGATCCCCTGGTCCAATTGTCTTACATGAAACCGGTCTGCGGTGCACAAATGGTTGAGGACAGCTTGTTTGGCACGCATACTAGAAGCATGAATACATAATCCCATGCTCACCCTACTGCAGTGTCTCATTACTGCAGCCACCTCATCCTCACTCAGCAGTTTGCACGCCATCCTCTCCACCATAGCCATAGTCTCAGGACTGGGCATGGCTTCAGGCTCCCGCACGCCAGCACGTGTCTCCCGTGGAGAACTCAGGAGATTAATGATGGACCGACTCCGCTCTTTACCTTTATGTAAATCACAGCAAAGCAGCAACAAAAATGCACACGACTTATTAATACCCACAGATCCATCTTTTAAGTTAAAGGAATTAAAACTCAAATCTCTCAGTAAGATAACAACAATCTAACTAACAAACTTCTAAAAGTTACAGCTGCCAAAATATCACCAAAATAAACTATTCACATATGCCCCTTAATCCCTTGTTCTGCTTATACAACATAAACCTAAGGAAGCTGGGCAATGTTTTGCTGCAGTATGTCTGGTCATGATAATGAGGGCATGCATGTATCATCATTAGTTATGCTGATCTACAGTAGCTAGACTAATAGCCACACCATGGGAATTACTGCATAATTAACAGCGATGCAAGTCTTCCTCTAAGCGTACGCTTTCATTATGCTGCCTACTGGACTTTCAGGTgcaaatgtgtgcgtgtgtgggtttttttgtgtgGATGATATGAGTAATTCCTATTCCTTCTGTATCtgtgtacatatactgtatgttagatATTTCTGGAGGAACAGTTACCCGCTGGTGATTTGGAACGAGCTCGATGCCACTCACCTGTCCCCGCTGCCTTCCTGTCTCTAGAGGCAGACCTGTCTCTCTTTCGACCACTTTTGAACAACAGACTGACAAAAGTTTTGGAACGCTGCAGGGTGCTTCCAGAAGCCTCAGCCTTCACtgtctgctgctgttttttcttcttctgcttgtCCTCTGTTCaatatcaaaacacacacatacgaacAGAAACATGCCTCAATTTACAACATGGCTAAACATAgagtaaatgtaattattttaattcttaataAACTGTTAAAGATATCACactactttttttaaatgggcTATTATAGGGCAGCATGTTAAAAGGtactaataaaacaattaatCAGAGCAGCATGAGGCTGTGGTGAGTGTAGGCAAATCGAATGAGCTGATATAAACATTGTTCAGTCTGGAATGAAAATGTACTTCCCATAATGTCAGATTTGCAAACCTCAATGCTTTCACTGAGAACTCCCCATGGCATTAGGTAAAATAAACTCATTTGCATAAACAATATTAGCGAGTACACAAGAGGGTTTGTAAAATGAGAATAGTgcattgtttaaataatttaaaactgaaaaatgatTTTCTTGGAATGTTCTTTAGGGTCTTTTTGCTCTCTGGAGAACGATACACAACTGAATTACAGCTGAAATGTGTAAGGTAAGGATTTCCTAACTTCATCAGGCACTAGGGTAATAAATGAAATGTCAAAAACATTTCCGGTTCCAACCATCCTGTCTATCATTCAGTCAAAACTAGGTGGTAAATGGCATATTTGTGATTATATTTTACTCCCACTGTTCCATTCAGGTTCATAAcgtcaaaatgtcatttttttaataaatggttTTGAGACCCTTCAGGAAACCTGAAAATAGTACAAATTAAAGTTTCTGGGTAGAAGCAAGACCtgtgaaccacacacacacacacacacacacacgcacacacacacacacacacacacacacacacatacacatacacatacacacatacacacacacacacacacatacacacagacacacacacacacacacacacacacacacacacacatacacacacacacacacacacacatacacacacacacatacatatacacacacacacacacacacacacacacacacacacacacacacatacacacacacacacacacacacatacacacacacacatacatatacacacacacacacacacacacacacacacacacacacacacacacacacacacacatatacacacacacacacacacatacacaaacaaataaacaatgtaGAAAGCTTTAACCTCCAGCCATCACTGCCTTCTTTCTACCACTTAGCAACAAAATCATTTCTCACACAAAAGAGGTCACTGTAATTCAATGGGATAAAAAATAGGGAACTTAACACTTCTTACATAGCTTAAATATACATGAATGGTCTATGCCCCACCTGCCCCTACAGGCAAGCTGCCACTGCCAGTAAAAGTGATTATGTTGAACAGACCCTCACCAACGACATGATACAGTCAAACTATAAGAGGTTGATCATGTGCATGACAAGAAAGCTTCAGTGTTCTGGCAAAAAACAGAAGGCACTCAGCAGAGGTCTTTGTGTACCTGACACAGTGATATGACTCTGGGATCTTCGGATGGGTTTGCGAGGTTTGCTGAGAGCCATTAGCACTGCAGTTTTTGGAGAGTCCAGAGTTTCCTTGTCTCCTGCAGAAAATGTCCTTTTTTGTGCTTGACGATTCTTATTAAAACTGCCACTCCTGATCACTGTGTCCTTCAAAAGAATGGTCTCACCAACCATCCGGCTGGTGTCTATGGAGATGACCCTGGTGGGTTGGGGTGATGTGTCAGAATCCAGGGGGTCGGTCTGGATGGCTGTCTCAGTGCGATCAGAGCTGGGCTTGCGTGATGAGCCGTCCTCAGTAGAGATGCACACATCCACCATCTCCAAGCCAAATGGAGGAGGGAACATGACCTGAGAGAGGCCGCTGAGAGAGCTGACTGGTGTCCCAGACGACAGAGAGGAGGTGGACGAATAGGAGTCTGAACCTTGAGAAGAGGCTGGCTGGCCCCCATTAGCCACTGGAATAAGGAGAGACAAAAGTCCTGAATATAGAAAAATCACCACAATGTCCATCCTCTAAGCAGGGGTGAGttcatattttcaaatattcaaaaatgttttaaaatgtactcTTCAGAACCTTATAAGTGATTGCTTTTAGCAGCGATTACTTAGTTATAGACTACATTTGCTATTCTGGGACaacacaaatgaaaatgaaataaattctgCAGATGATGTCAAAGAGTAACAATTTATTTGAAAACAATATGCTTAATatgaacaaaaatagaaaaattttttgttagaaataaatacattttttcaaattattttcaaatgttaattatataattataataaccaTATAACTATATTAATATAGTATAttaatatagttatatattaatAACCATATAACTATGTTAATTATATAACCAAGCTTGCCCCTGCTTGCCCCTCCCCTATATAAGATATAACTACATACTTAAAGAGCTGAATTTAGACAGAAGACTAATCTATCTGCTCTTTTAATCTCAGTTTGGAGTGGTATTGTGTATTAAcagatatttgtatataaaatatttgtatgtatattatatatatatatatatatatatatatatatatatatatatatatatatatatatatatatatatatataagtagcATATGCAAAAGagtttacatacatttattgAGCCAGCTGTACTCTGCTATCATCTCCTTATATGCAGGATACCGCCCAGCCTcctttaaaattaaacaaagatCATAAAAGGATAATATTAGAATCACAGATGTGTTTTAGTGACTTCACTTGTGGAAGAAAAGTTCAATGATTCACTAGATCTAAAGCCCAGGTTCCAAAATACAGCCATTGATGGAATATAAAATCACACTGTATTGTTCATGGATTTCTACCTGATCACACTATTATTCAATTCCATTCATTTGTCACAAATGTCCACTATTATAACACTATGACTGCTTACAGTTTCCTCACAGCCTTTTACTTTAATACTCTACCTATCACAGGGCCATGACTCTATCATATGCCTGATAACAGCTATCACCACAAATTtcccttaaaaataaaacagaagagcTCTCACAGTGTGCTGTGCAATTGTTTTAAACTGTCTTCCTCAAAACTGAATGTGTTATATTCTTTTTCTAGATATGTAGCCTTACAGATCAGGGCTCTATTCTGTTCCCCTCATCCCCTCTTGCCCATGTAGACACAATGTGTGGGTCATATTTActaaagcaaagaaaagcataaaaaaggaacaaaattaCCCATATAGTCAAAGATACTGAGCATATATTTTATCATCTGGCaggatgaaaaaataaatggtcCAACCTGGATTATGTGCAAATGGACAATGCCAGCAGTAATTGTATTCTTTAAAGCTTTGGACGGAACTTTCCAAGTTAGAATTAACCCTTCAGCATAGTAGATGGCCATGAATTAACCTGTACTTTAATATAACCATAGT
The Tachysurus vachellii isolate PV-2020 chromosome 6, HZAU_Pvac_v1, whole genome shotgun sequence genome window above contains:
- the pdzd7a gene encoding PDZ domain-containing protein 7a, which codes for MAYSSADSRREMTNGVHPNTNPAGPGTSTLPRYLHKKQQRQKGWRSSSPMGRVILINSPVDGGDDCEDIHTITVDKSEDGRLGFSVRGGSEHGLGIFVSKVEDNSSAEFAGLSVGDRLVEVNGISLESITMSSAVKVLTGSNRLRMVVRRVGKVPGIRYSKEKTTWVDLIHRRMVVEESGRTPSEISSDGALRRIVHLYTTSDDYCLGFNIRGGKEFGLGIYVSKLDPGGLAEQHGIKMGDQILAANGVSFEDITHSNAVEVLKSHTHVMLTIKEAGRYPAYKEMIAEYSWLNKLANGGQPASSQGSDSYSSTSSLSSGTPVSSLSGLSQVMFPPPFGLEMVDVCISTEDGSSRKPSSDRTETAIQTDPLDSDTSPQPTRVISIDTSRMVGETILLKDTVIRSGSFNKNRQAQKRTFSAGDKETLDSPKTAVLMALSKPRKPIRRSQSHITVSEDKQKKKKQQQTVKAEASGSTLQRSKTFVSLLFKSGRKRDRSASRDRKAAGTGEWHRARSKSPAGNCSSRNKGKERSRSIINLLSSPRETRAGVREPEAMPSPETMAMVERMACKLLSEDEVAAVMRHCSRFLAERVVEDLVHPLLAILDRPEKLLLLREIRMIVPPTELGRFDSMVMPFELEAYDILKSRSVRSPVLRSPRHDGTPRRHLITPIPDYRGGFHLQAVQDLERDRQLMQELERLRLTSLPTGKLPPSRVFTPLLDIPVDNYISGSIRQRSLSPARPKQLLNESPNSTERRGRSPKRQEHDLPQRSSTPERGRSPYRNGHDKATKARSGNGREVKYTVMSAHRRSRTPLTQVFGPDMPRNPMEREQANGHAGSSENSQNSLPVQEYELTNVFISKCKQSLGISISGGIESKVQPVVKIEKIFPGGAASTSDVLKAGFELVSIDGESLQGVTHQHAVDAIRKAFSNKAKEPMEFVVKIPKNLKD